From the Acidimicrobiales bacterium genome, the window CGACCGGGCCGCGAGCTCGTGGCGGAGGCGCCCGGCGGCCTCGCCCTGCCCGGCGGGGTGCGCCGAGTGGTGCCGCCGCGCGGGGGGAGCGGGATCGTGCTCACCATCGACGAGCCGCTCCAGCTCGAGGTGACGCGGGACCTCGCGGCGCAGATGCGGGCGACCCATGCCGCGAGCGGCATCGCCGTCGTCGAGGATGCGCGCACCGGCGCGATCCTCGCCATGGTCGATCTCGTCGCGGGCAGGAGAGGGGCGATCGGCCCGGCGCCCACCAACCTCGCGCTCACCTCCGTCTACCAGCCGGGCTCGGTCATGAAGCTCGCCACGATGGCATGGGCGCTCAAGGACGGCCTCATCTCGCCGAACTCGACGTTTACCGTGCCCGACTCGATCGACGTCGGCGGCTACACCTTCCAGGACGCCGAGATCCATCCGACCGTGCAGATGACGGCGCGCCAGATCCTCGCCCAGTCCTCGAACGTCGGGACCATCGAGATCTCGAGGCTCCTCGGCCTGGACCGCCTCGCCCGGGCGCTCAGCGCGTTCGGCTTCGGCCGGCTCACCGGCCTCGGCTGGCCCGGGGAGTCGCCCGGGATCATCGGCACGCCGGCGACCTGGTACGGCTCGACCGCGGCGGCGGTGCCCATCGGCACGGGCGTCGCGGTCACGCCGATGCAGGTTCTCGACGCGTTCGACGCGGTCGCGGACGGCGGCGTCCTGCGCCCGCCGCACCTCGTCGCGGCGACCGTCACCCCGCAGGGGGTCGTGCACCGTGTGCCGGTCCCGAGGGGCACCCGGATCCTCTCCCGCTCGACGGCCGAGCAGGTCGTGTCGATGCTCGAGGGCGTCGTCCGCCAGGACGGGACCGCCGTGCTCGCGAGCATCCCGGGGTACACCGTGGCAGGCAAGACCGGGACCGCGCAGGTCCCGAGCCCGGGCGGCGGCTACGTCCCGGGCGACTGGAACGCCACCTTCGTCGGCTTCGTCCCTGCCCAGGCCCCGGCGCTCGCCGGGATCGTCGTGCTCAACCACCCGACCCCGATCTACGGTGGCCTCGTGTCCGCGCCGGTCTTCTCGCGCGTCATGCGCTACGCGCTGCGCCGGTTCGACATCGCACCGCCGGCGGCTCGACCGGCCGGCGCCGCCCGCCGGTGAGCGGGGCTCGCGTGGGCCGTGAGCCCCCACGCGTCGACCTCGGCCGTCTCGTCGAGGCAGTCCAGCCGCTCGCGGTCCTCGGCGACCCGGGCGGGGTCGAGGTCCGCGCGGTCGTGTTCCACCACGCCGAGGTCGTCGCCG encodes:
- a CDS encoding penicillin-binding protein 2; this translates as MADQHRHPGRRAELRRAAPPGGRARPRRLAAVALGFSGAAALLVGRLLIVQVLDGARYAAYQQGEVDQTVALPAARGPIYDRSGDVLALSVPRYDVVADDFLISAPRAEAAALAPVLGSSPRSLTAALSQRNGYVVLARQVTAATRARIDALGLAGISFVDDARRVYSGGSLFQPLLGGVNLAGEGDAALEYQFDKVLAGRPGRELVAEAPGGLALPGGVRRVVPPRGGSGIVLTIDEPLQLEVTRDLAAQMRATHAASGIAVVEDARTGAILAMVDLVAGRRGAIGPAPTNLALTSVYQPGSVMKLATMAWALKDGLISPNSTFTVPDSIDVGGYTFQDAEIHPTVQMTARQILAQSSNVGTIEISRLLGLDRLARALSAFGFGRLTGLGWPGESPGIIGTPATWYGSTAAAVPIGTGVAVTPMQVLDAFDAVADGGVLRPPHLVAATVTPQGVVHRVPVPRGTRILSRSTAEQVVSMLEGVVRQDGTAVLASIPGYTVAGKTGTAQVPSPGGGYVPGDWNATFVGFVPAQAPALAGIVVLNHPTPIYGGLVSAPVFSRVMRYALRRFDIAPPAARPAGAARR